One Dehalococcoidia bacterium genomic window carries:
- the rsmD gene encoding 16S rRNA (guanine(966)-N(2))-methyltransferase RsmD produces MPKRGIRVITGEVKGLRLRTPPRGAARPTSALVRSAIFSMLESMDVPFDRVVDLYAGTGALGIEALSRGASEADFVERNAHMATVIRENLKAAGFVERTHVYAVEVARAATFLTGPYNVVFMDPPYADARRDEVIGQVLKSGLVGPRTTVVVEHAHRRPLPEAMDGFSAVRQRRYGDTAITIYRKEDVE; encoded by the coding sequence ATGCCGAAGAGGGGTATCCGGGTCATCACCGGCGAAGTCAAGGGACTTCGCCTGCGCACGCCTCCGCGCGGAGCGGCCCGGCCGACGTCGGCCCTGGTGCGGAGCGCCATCTTTTCGATGCTGGAGTCCATGGACGTCCCGTTCGACAGGGTTGTGGACCTGTACGCCGGGACCGGCGCCCTCGGCATCGAGGCGCTCAGCCGGGGCGCGAGCGAGGCGGACTTCGTGGAGCGGAACGCGCACATGGCCACTGTGATAAGGGAGAACCTGAAGGCCGCTGGATTCGTGGAGCGGACGCACGTTTACGCCGTGGAGGTGGCCAGGGCCGCCACTTTTCTGACCGGCCCGTATAATGTGGTATTCATGGACCCTCCCTACGCCGATGCGCGGAGGGACGAGGTTATCGGGCAAGTGTTGAAGTCCGGCCTGGTGGGGCCGCGGACCACAGTTGTGGTGGAGCACGCGCATCGCCGGCCCCTGCCGGAGGCCATGGACGGCTTCAGCGCCGTGCGGCAGCGCCGGTACGGGGACACCGCCATCACCATCTACCGCAAGGAGGACGTGGAGTGA
- a CDS encoding DDE-type integrase/transposase/recombinase: MGSTKRWNWFGRALIEGMRKAMPLINEIPEKCKLCGSKNIVRFGHYKQIQRWWCKDCGRKFVNNDALPKMKTPVIQIALAMSEFYEGNSLQAICRNLHQTYNSYVTDAAVYYWITKFTRIAIAKIEGITPVVGDIWVADETMLDIGGENVWFWDIIDTKTRFLLASHTSLTRTKRVAQTLMEKAAERAQKTPKVVRTDKLAAYLDGIELAFGADTKHKQGGPFSTEANTNLIERFHGTLKARTKVMRGLKKSRTASLVMDGWLVHYNFLRPHESLSGSTPAEAARIKFPYKNWLDIVKGG; encoded by the coding sequence ATGGGAAGCACAAAGCGTTGGAACTGGTTCGGAAGAGCACTAATTGAGGGGATGAGAAAAGCCATGCCGCTAATCAACGAGATACCGGAAAAGTGCAAGCTCTGTGGTTCAAAGAACATAGTCCGCTTTGGGCACTACAAACAGATACAAAGATGGTGGTGTAAGGACTGCGGTAGGAAATTCGTCAACAACGACGCTCTACCCAAGATGAAAACGCCGGTCATCCAAATAGCCCTGGCAATGAGTGAGTTTTACGAGGGGAATTCACTACAAGCTATCTGTCGGAATCTTCACCAGACCTACAACAGCTACGTGACGGACGCTGCCGTGTACTACTGGATAACCAAGTTTACGAGGATCGCCATAGCGAAAATTGAGGGCATAACGCCAGTCGTCGGCGATATTTGGGTAGCCGATGAAACTATGCTCGATATTGGAGGGGAGAATGTCTGGTTTTGGGACATCATAGATACCAAGACTCGCTTTCTGCTGGCCTCGCATACGTCGCTAACGCGCACAAAACGAGTAGCGCAAACGCTCATGGAAAAGGCAGCGGAGCGAGCGCAAAAGACGCCAAAAGTTGTGAGAACCGACAAGCTGGCAGCTTACTTGGACGGTATTGAGCTAGCTTTCGGTGCAGATACCAAACACAAGCAAGGTGGTCCATTCTCAACCGAAGCTAACACGAATCTAATTGAACGCTTTCACGGAACACTGAAGGCCCGAACGAAGGTTATGAGGGGCCTGAAAAAGAGCCGGACAGCTAGCCTCGTCATGGACGGCTGGCTTGTGCATTACAACTTCCTGAGGCCGCACGAATCTCTCAGCGGCTCTACACCGGCTGAGGCTGCAAGGATCAAGTTTCCCTACAAGAATTGGCTGGACATCGTGAAGGGAGGTTAG
- a CDS encoding MFS transporter gives MINHNTVKRIERALRYSSIEGMAYGVVQGAGEHFTPAYAVALGASNTQLAFLSSFPTFLGAFGQSFAARLAGLLGGRKRVVVAFAALQGLMWLPIVSVGFLFPDRRPELLIAFLALYTLFGGFISPTWGSIMAEVVPEQLRGRYFSLRSRWSTLANMFAFLVGGGLLFVLADKGPLGFALIFAVAFIFRMVSLGMLTTLFEPHHDGKSDEVPSLRTFVSQLPRTNLGKTFLYLFGVNFVVNLASPFFAPYMLRELKLDYLTYTVLDMLSIVAAVWAVTHWGAAADRVGNRKMLAATGILISLVPLVWLVSGNVIYLAVVELFTGFAWAGFNLVSTNFIYDATSAHNRTAYLAYYSAGVSIASGLGALAGGLLIPYVPAFMGSAILTMFVLSGALRLLMALVFVPRIQEVRRVRQIPATELFHIMLGGRSVHQPASHGRAHHHLQSHGETGGHGDTSRREDDKAPL, from the coding sequence ATGATCAACCACAACACCGTCAAGCGCATCGAACGCGCCCTGCGCTACTCGTCCATCGAGGGTATGGCGTACGGGGTAGTTCAGGGCGCGGGCGAACATTTTACTCCCGCCTACGCCGTCGCCCTGGGAGCCTCAAACACCCAGCTTGCCTTCCTGTCGTCCTTTCCCACCTTTCTGGGTGCATTCGGCCAGTCCTTTGCGGCGCGCCTCGCCGGTCTGCTGGGCGGCCGCAAACGGGTGGTCGTCGCTTTCGCCGCGCTGCAAGGACTCATGTGGCTCCCCATCGTGAGTGTCGGCTTTCTGTTCCCGGACCGTCGTCCGGAGCTGCTCATCGCCTTCCTGGCGCTCTACACCCTGTTCGGCGGCTTCATCAGCCCGACGTGGGGGAGCATCATGGCCGAAGTGGTGCCGGAGCAGCTCCGAGGCCGGTATTTCAGCCTCCGGAGCCGCTGGTCCACGCTGGCGAACATGTTCGCCTTCCTGGTGGGAGGGGGACTCCTGTTCGTGCTCGCGGACAAGGGGCCTCTGGGGTTTGCGCTCATCTTCGCCGTGGCCTTCATCTTCCGGATGGTCTCCCTCGGGATGCTGACCACCCTGTTCGAGCCTCATCACGACGGCAAGAGTGATGAAGTGCCCAGCCTGCGGACATTCGTGTCCCAGCTCCCCCGCACCAATCTGGGGAAGACCTTCCTGTACCTCTTCGGCGTGAACTTCGTGGTGAACCTCGCAAGCCCGTTCTTTGCCCCCTACATGCTCCGCGAACTGAAGCTGGACTACCTGACCTACACGGTGCTGGACATGCTCTCCATCGTGGCGGCTGTATGGGCCGTCACCCACTGGGGCGCCGCCGCGGACCGTGTGGGCAACCGCAAGATGCTGGCGGCCACGGGCATCCTTATCAGCCTTGTGCCGCTGGTGTGGCTCGTCTCCGGCAATGTGATTTACCTGGCCGTTGTAGAGCTGTTCACCGGGTTCGCCTGGGCGGGGTTCAACCTGGTGTCCACCAATTTCATCTATGACGCGACGTCCGCCCACAACCGCACCGCGTATCTGGCCTACTACAGCGCCGGGGTGAGCATCGCGAGCGGCCTGGGCGCGCTGGCCGGCGGGTTGCTCATCCCTTACGTCCCCGCATTCATGGGCTCGGCCATCCTCACCATGTTCGTCCTGTCAGGCGCTCTGAGGCTGCTCATGGCCCTGGTGTTCGTGCCGCGCATCCAGGAGGTCCGCCGGGTGCGGCAGATCCCGGCTACGGAGCTGTTCCACATCATGCTGGGGGGCAGGTCGGTGCACCAGCCCGCCAGCCACGGCCGGGCGCATCACCACCTGCAGAGCCACGGTGAGACCGGCGGGCACGGCGATACCTCGCGGCGCGAAGACGACAAGGCCCCTTTGTGA
- a CDS encoding immune inhibitor A: MDTRFPRALLLALALAITGCVAPVLPAPEGPATPVAAPSASSAPASSPAATLTQPPSAEGPTATSAPTAAPATPRPAAPAVKPPAAPPAVIAIPEPPRSNVYEMAQRLRLKSNAPIARVVNPQPVSYAVGHKMTFGAVDLDKREPFQVAATLRVVTPHAYFYVADDMNVPQEDLERSGKEFEERIYPQVTRYFGREWVPGVDNDEHLTILHARIPAVGGYYSDLDEYPKAVYTLSNQREMIYMNLEFLRPGSGAYYATLAHELQHAVHWRASPTQQVWVNEGLSELAAELAGYSSIPFRPFLDNPNTQLTTWQTEPRESIPHYAAAHLFFSYLMEHYGGPDRVKDILAAPNTGAAGIDYLLTQQKSGATFDSVFKDWVIANYLDRPGRYGYRERDVRVRSSATLTRAGEQDTDVRQYAARYYELRLPPGDARLTLQGDATVPILPTTPRSGRRMWWGNRGDSIDSTLTRAFDLTGLSTATLTWWTWYDIEEGYDFAYVEVSTDGGATWNILPGTHTRTDDTLFVSFGPGYTGTSGGKQSQWAQERVDLTPYAGRSILVRFEYITDGAVNQPGIAIDDISIPELRYQDPAEDTQGWTANGFVLTDNVLPQRFAMQLIEVFRDGREPQVRELPLDAEQRASASLEGFGQRLDYAVLVVSGLTPVTTEPARFRFSLAQP; this comes from the coding sequence ATGGACACGCGTTTTCCGCGCGCCCTGCTCCTCGCGCTGGCGCTGGCGATAACCGGGTGCGTCGCTCCCGTCCTTCCAGCACCGGAAGGACCGGCCACGCCCGTCGCCGCGCCTTCCGCGAGCAGCGCTCCTGCCAGCAGCCCTGCCGCAACGCTCACGCAGCCCCCTTCCGCGGAAGGGCCGACGGCGACGTCCGCGCCTACCGCCGCGCCCGCCACTCCTCGGCCCGCGGCGCCCGCGGTCAAGCCTCCAGCGGCGCCACCCGCCGTCATCGCCATTCCGGAACCGCCACGTTCGAACGTCTATGAGATGGCGCAACGGCTGCGCCTGAAATCGAATGCGCCCATTGCGCGCGTGGTCAATCCCCAGCCGGTCAGCTACGCCGTGGGGCACAAAATGACGTTCGGGGCAGTGGACTTGGACAAACGCGAGCCGTTTCAGGTGGCCGCCACGCTCCGGGTCGTGACGCCCCACGCGTACTTCTACGTCGCGGACGACATGAACGTGCCGCAGGAGGACCTGGAGCGCTCGGGCAAGGAGTTCGAGGAGCGCATCTACCCACAGGTCACGCGCTACTTCGGGCGCGAGTGGGTGCCCGGCGTGGACAACGACGAACACCTCACCATCCTGCACGCCCGCATCCCGGCGGTGGGCGGCTACTACAGCGATTTGGACGAATACCCCAAGGCGGTCTATACGCTAAGCAACCAGCGCGAGATGATTTACATGAACCTGGAGTTCCTGCGGCCGGGCAGCGGTGCCTACTACGCCACGCTGGCCCACGAGCTCCAGCACGCCGTCCACTGGCGCGCCAGCCCTACCCAGCAGGTATGGGTCAACGAGGGCCTCTCCGAACTGGCCGCGGAACTGGCGGGCTATTCCAGCATCCCCTTCAGGCCGTTTCTGGACAACCCCAACACGCAGCTCACCACATGGCAGACCGAACCCCGCGAGAGCATCCCGCACTACGCGGCCGCGCACCTCTTTTTTTCATACCTCATGGAGCACTACGGAGGTCCCGACCGTGTCAAGGACATTCTGGCCGCGCCGAATACGGGCGCCGCGGGGATTGACTATCTCCTGACCCAACAGAAGTCCGGCGCCACCTTTGACTCGGTGTTCAAGGACTGGGTCATCGCCAACTATCTGGACAGGCCCGGTCGCTACGGCTACAGGGAGCGGGACGTGCGCGTGCGATCCTCCGCCACGCTCACCCGCGCTGGCGAGCAGGATACGGACGTCCGCCAGTACGCCGCGCGCTACTACGAGTTGCGCCTCCCGCCAGGCGACGCACGGCTGACGTTACAGGGCGACGCCACGGTCCCCATTCTGCCCACGACTCCGCGCAGCGGGCGGCGCATGTGGTGGGGCAACCGGGGCGACTCCATTGACAGCACTCTCACCCGCGCCTTTGACCTGACCGGCCTCTCGACGGCGACGCTGACCTGGTGGACCTGGTACGACATCGAGGAGGGGTACGACTTCGCCTACGTGGAGGTCTCAACCGACGGCGGCGCGACGTGGAACATCCTGCCCGGAACCCACACACGGACCGACGACACGCTGTTCGTCAGCTTTGGGCCGGGCTACACGGGAACCAGCGGCGGAAAGCAGTCACAATGGGCGCAAGAGCGAGTGGACCTGACGCCCTACGCGGGCCGCTCCATCCTGGTGCGCTTTGAGTACATCACGGACGGCGCGGTGAACCAGCCGGGCATCGCCATTGACGATATCTCCATCCCTGAGTTGCGCTACCAGGACCCGGCGGAAGACACACAGGGGTGGACAGCCAACGGCTTCGTTCTAACGGATAACGTTCTGCCCCAGCGCTTCGCGATGCAGCTCATCGAGGTGTTCCGTGACGGTCGCGAGCCGCAGGTGCGGGAGCTGCCGCTGGACGCGGAGCAGCGCGCCAGCGCTTCACTGGAGGGATTCGGGCAGAGGCTGGACTACGCCGTCCTGGTGGTCTCAGGCCTGACGCCGGTGACCACCGAGCCCGCCCGCTTTCGCTTCTCCCTGGCGCAACCGTAG
- the coaD gene encoding pantetheine-phosphate adenylyltransferase: protein MTIAVYPGSFDPVTYGHVDIVTRVAHLFKEVIVGVYDTPPKNLLFTTQERVEMFRGSVTHLKNVRVTQYTGLTVHFAQSMKAQVVVRGLRMFSDFEREFEMALMNKKLAPGIELVCMMSSLEYQFVSSSLLKEVFILRGDADSLVPPHVATAMRKKLVEKGLIPAAPPKRASARK from the coding sequence GTGACCATCGCCGTCTATCCCGGCAGCTTTGACCCGGTGACATACGGACATGTAGACATCGTCACCCGTGTCGCCCACCTGTTTAAAGAGGTCATCGTGGGCGTCTACGACACCCCGCCGAAGAACCTGCTGTTTACCACGCAGGAGCGGGTAGAGATGTTCCGCGGGTCAGTAACCCATCTGAAAAATGTGCGGGTGACCCAGTACACGGGCCTGACGGTGCACTTCGCCCAGAGCATGAAGGCGCAGGTCGTCGTCCGCGGCCTGCGCATGTTCTCGGACTTCGAGCGCGAGTTCGAGATGGCGCTCATGAACAAGAAGCTCGCGCCGGGCATTGAGTTGGTGTGCATGATGTCCAGCCTGGAGTACCAGTTCGTCAGCTCCAGCCTGTTGAAGGAAGTCTTCATCCTACGGGGCGATGCCGACAGCCTTGTGCCGCCCCATGTGGCGACGGCGATGCGGAAGAAGCTCGTGGAGAAGGGGCTTATTCCGGCCGCGCCGCCGAAGAGGGCGTCCGCCCGGAAGTAG
- a CDS encoding zf-HC2 domain-containing protein, giving the protein MSTFDKTGHQHLSAERLSEYIDGRLPPRDRGDVEAQLNACVHCREEVNSLRATVMLLRRVPVIPAPRSFALREAPSPRGGLFSLLGGLRLATAVAAGLLVLVLAGDILRLLPSLSVSRTQAAPVAALAVPAAPAEPSESPPSAAPEGLRAAAVAPSPTAPAQKDQAPSLAAAPVAPAATPPEAARSPSLTDALVPAPMRAAAAPSGAAPALSPTPAAEARTRSAPAPVATPTAAVALAAPPTVAASVETPRPVERAAPAMAATPLTPPAGGRPADVWLTVETALAVVVAVLLVATLAVTWRRRWTGD; this is encoded by the coding sequence ATGAGCACATTCGACAAGACCGGCCACCAGCATCTGTCCGCGGAGCGCCTGTCGGAATACATTGACGGGCGTCTGCCGCCGCGCGACCGCGGGGACGTGGAGGCGCAGTTGAACGCCTGCGTCCATTGCCGCGAGGAGGTGAACTCCCTCCGCGCCACCGTGATGCTCCTCCGCAGGGTGCCCGTCATTCCCGCGCCGCGCTCGTTCGCGTTGCGTGAAGCTCCGTCGCCGCGCGGAGGGCTTTTCTCGCTGCTGGGCGGCCTGCGGCTGGCCACAGCCGTGGCGGCCGGGCTGCTGGTGCTCGTGCTGGCAGGGGACATCCTCCGGCTTCTTCCGTCCCTGTCCGTCTCTCGGACGCAGGCGGCGCCTGTCGCCGCCCTCGCCGTGCCCGCCGCCCCCGCGGAGCCGTCCGAGTCACCGCCATCTGCAGCGCCGGAAGGGCTGCGCGCGGCCGCAGTCGCTCCCAGCCCGACAGCACCGGCGCAGAAGGACCAGGCGCCATCGCTGGCCGCGGCTCCCGTTGCGCCCGCCGCCACGCCCCCCGAGGCGGCGCGTTCTCCTTCCCTCACGGACGCGCTCGTCCCCGCGCCCATGAGGGCGGCAGCGGCTCCCTCCGGGGCCGCCCCCGCGCTCTCCCCCACGCCCGCGGCGGAGGCCCGCACCCGCTCCGCGCCCGCGCCTGTCGCCACGCCCACTGCTGCTGTGGCGCTGGCCGCGCCCCCGACCGTCGCGGCGTCGGTCGAGACGCCGCGCCCCGTCGAGCGCGCGGCGCCAGCGATGGCGGCCACGCCACTCACTCCGCCAGCGGGAGGCCGGCCCGCTGACGTATGGCTGACGGTGGAGACGGCCCTGGCCGTCGTGGTCGCCGTGCTGCTTGTCGCGACGCTCGCGGTGACATGGCGGCGCCGCTGGACGGGGGACTAG
- a CDS encoding Mrp/NBP35 family ATP-binding protein yields MTSNQPKMTPEMAARLEAMKRQWDSKRRLEQKLSAIKYKIAVYSGKGGVGKTTVAVNLAVLLADKGFKVGLFDVDIDCPNVVKVMKLQEQPLFKEDKTLYPPEKYGVKVISMSLFQEKEEEAIIFRGPMIHNAITQFLEMTEWGPLDFLIIDMPPGTSDAALTTMQTFKLEGFIIVATPQELAVLDATRSINMVKKMKVNVLGVVENFVSDFFGEGGAEEMAHRLGVKFLGKIHLSKDFRKTEKPTVLLSKSVREEFERIWANVELPAPASAAPAPQAGGPAGPPQKQG; encoded by the coding sequence ATGACCTCGAACCAGCCCAAGATGACCCCGGAGATGGCGGCGCGTCTGGAGGCCATGAAGCGCCAGTGGGATTCCAAGCGCCGGTTGGAGCAGAAGCTTTCAGCGATCAAGTACAAGATTGCTGTCTATAGCGGCAAGGGCGGCGTCGGCAAGACGACGGTGGCGGTCAACCTGGCCGTGCTGCTGGCGGACAAGGGATTCAAAGTCGGCCTGTTCGACGTGGACATTGACTGCCCCAACGTAGTCAAAGTGATGAAGCTGCAGGAGCAGCCGCTCTTCAAAGAGGACAAGACGCTGTACCCGCCGGAGAAGTACGGCGTCAAGGTCATCTCCATGAGCCTGTTCCAGGAAAAGGAGGAAGAGGCCATCATCTTCCGCGGCCCCATGATTCACAATGCCATCACGCAGTTCCTGGAGATGACGGAGTGGGGGCCGCTGGACTTCCTCATCATTGACATGCCGCCCGGAACGTCGGACGCGGCGCTGACCACGATGCAGACGTTCAAGCTGGAAGGGTTCATCATCGTCGCGACGCCCCAGGAGCTGGCGGTGCTGGACGCCACGCGCTCCATCAACATGGTCAAGAAGATGAAGGTGAACGTCTTGGGCGTTGTCGAGAACTTTGTCAGCGACTTCTTCGGCGAGGGCGGCGCGGAGGAGATGGCCCATCGCCTGGGGGTGAAGTTCTTGGGCAAGATTCACCTGAGCAAGGACTTCCGCAAGACGGAGAAGCCCACTGTCCTTCTCTCCAAGTCCGTGCGGGAGGAGTTCGAGCGCATCTGGGCGAATGTGGAACTGCCGGCCCCCGCGTCCGCCGCGCCCGCGCCGCAGGCAGGCGGCCCTGCCGGACCCCCGCAGAAGCAGGGCTAG
- a CDS encoding ABC transporter substrate-binding protein: MQSPYEIRTLLRVVASVVLIATACAPAGAPTGAPAAAAPPARSEQPTTPVPTAPVPAAPAPSSATPTPRPSSAAAVAAPPPTLIAPQYGGVLNVATTEDPPTYDVHQESSPTVAVPFRNVYEGLVQYHYQRQSEIVPELAESWETSADGLTYVFRLRKDVKWHDGRPFTAEDAAFSYMRMANPKAYKIISPRGEPLLAAVDKAEAVDPYTLRVRLKFPSASFMGNIATDWAMILPKQTVESQGDMKRVVNGTGPFTWVSHDRGVKIEIKKNPNYYDKSLPMLNGLAFYIIFDDATRFAAFRTGRVKMTFIGSNSLTSSQAEILVRDLAGKVTVKDHAAIARIMFIVNNTKDPWKDVRVRRAVDLALDRQNLIKLNGNDGLIGVAMHPLGTWGISQEELRSRPGYRESKTEDIAQAKRLLADAGYASGFKTTMLSYGVAGRLTPAVKEQLKAIGIDLQIELLAQGPLVDRLNQKNFELIWYNVGDLLDEPDLVLNSLYISNGSRNFGNFSDKEVDTLINEQSLTTDFAKRRQLVLRLQERLLETGSYPIAFWSVYRRAWWNEVHDYKPGPGVHVNLKLDHVWLGK, from the coding sequence ATGCAATCACCCTATGAGATACGAACGCTCCTGCGCGTGGTGGCATCGGTCGTCCTGATAGCCACGGCGTGCGCGCCCGCGGGCGCTCCAACCGGCGCTCCTGCGGCTGCCGCCCCGCCGGCCCGGTCGGAGCAGCCAACTACTCCCGTCCCGACAGCGCCCGTTCCCGCGGCGCCCGCGCCTTCCTCCGCCACGCCCACGCCCAGGCCCAGCTCTGCCGCCGCCGTCGCCGCCCCGCCCCCCACATTGATCGCCCCGCAATACGGTGGGGTCTTGAACGTAGCGACCACGGAGGACCCGCCCACGTACGACGTGCATCAGGAAAGCTCACCCACCGTGGCGGTGCCCTTCCGTAACGTCTACGAGGGCCTGGTGCAATACCACTACCAGCGCCAATCGGAGATCGTCCCGGAGCTGGCCGAGAGCTGGGAGACCAGCGCCGATGGCTTGACGTATGTGTTTCGCCTGCGCAAGGACGTGAAGTGGCACGACGGCCGTCCGTTCACAGCCGAAGACGCCGCGTTCAGCTACATGCGCATGGCTAATCCCAAAGCCTACAAGATCATCAGCCCGCGTGGCGAGCCCCTGCTGGCAGCCGTGGACAAGGCGGAGGCCGTGGACCCGTACACTCTCCGGGTCCGCCTGAAGTTCCCCAGCGCCTCGTTCATGGGCAACATAGCGACGGACTGGGCGATGATTCTACCGAAACAGACAGTCGAATCCCAGGGCGATATGAAAAGAGTCGTCAACGGGACTGGCCCCTTCACATGGGTCAGCCATGACCGAGGCGTGAAGATCGAGATCAAGAAAAACCCCAACTACTACGATAAGAGCCTGCCGATGTTGAACGGGCTGGCGTTCTATATTATTTTCGACGATGCGACGCGTTTTGCCGCCTTCCGCACCGGGCGGGTAAAGATGACGTTCATCGGTTCCAACTCGTTGACTTCGTCACAAGCCGAGATTCTTGTCCGCGACCTGGCGGGCAAGGTAACCGTCAAGGACCATGCGGCTATCGCACGCATCATGTTCATTGTGAACAACACCAAGGACCCTTGGAAGGACGTCAGAGTGCGCAGGGCGGTGGACCTGGCGCTGGACCGTCAAAACCTGATCAAGCTGAACGGAAACGATGGGCTCATTGGCGTTGCAATGCATCCCCTCGGCACATGGGGTATCAGCCAGGAGGAACTGCGCTCACGGCCCGGCTATCGAGAATCCAAGACTGAGGATATCGCTCAGGCAAAACGGCTCCTTGCCGACGCGGGCTATGCATCAGGATTCAAGACCACCATGCTTTCGTACGGTGTCGCGGGGCGCTTGACGCCCGCGGTCAAGGAGCAACTGAAGGCTATCGGCATTGACCTGCAAATTGAGCTTCTGGCTCAAGGTCCACTCGTGGACCGCCTGAACCAAAAAAACTTCGAGTTGATCTGGTACAACGTGGGAGACCTCCTGGACGAACCTGACCTGGTGTTGAATTCACTCTATATTTCCAATGGTTCGCGGAACTTTGGCAACTTCAGTGACAAAGAGGTTGACACACTCATCAACGAACAGTCCCTCACGACGGATTTTGCAAAGCGCAGGCAGCTAGTCCTGCGGCTGCAGGAGCGATTGCTGGAGACCGGTTCCTATCCAATCGCGTTCTGGAGTGTGTACAGAAGAGCCTGGTGGAACGAGGTGCATGACTACAAGCCAGGGCCGGGTGTTCATGTGAACCTCAAGTTGGACCACGTCTGGCTGGGCAAATAG
- a CDS encoding SIMPL domain-containing protein (The SIMPL domain is named for its presence in mouse protein SIMPL (signalling molecule that associates with mouse pelle-like kinase). Bacterial member BP26, from Brucella, was shown to assemble into a channel-like structure, while YggE from E. coli has been associated with resistance to oxidative stress.): MKLRHTKLFIPAVALAGVLLIGGCTPTAAPAAPAGAAAPPAATGAPSDASRVAAQAGAYISVPSQQQVGISVGGEGRVAVAPDVAVLRLGVEADAPTVADASAKAAAAMDGIMSALKRSGVAEKDIRTQNFNITQLTRYDDKQQRQIVLGYRVSNQVSAQLRDLSKVGAAIDDAAKAGGDLTRVQGISFQVSNPTAAVTQARDQALKDALGKAQQIAKALNVKVGKPISISESGGAVPVIEKSFDARSAAPAFAAAATPISPGESEVRTSVYIVFAIE; this comes from the coding sequence ATGAAACTCAGACACACGAAGCTTTTTATTCCCGCAGTGGCGCTCGCGGGCGTCCTGCTCATCGGTGGTTGCACCCCCACCGCCGCTCCCGCCGCGCCGGCCGGGGCTGCGGCGCCTCCCGCGGCGACGGGTGCGCCGTCGGACGCGTCCAGAGTCGCGGCGCAGGCGGGCGCCTACATCTCCGTGCCGTCTCAGCAGCAGGTGGGCATATCGGTCGGTGGCGAGGGCAGAGTGGCCGTCGCGCCGGACGTGGCCGTCCTGCGCCTGGGCGTGGAGGCCGACGCGCCCACCGTGGCTGACGCCTCCGCGAAGGCGGCTGCGGCGATGGACGGCATCATGTCGGCGCTCAAGCGGAGCGGCGTGGCGGAGAAGGACATCCGCACGCAGAACTTCAACATCACGCAGCTCACCCGCTACGACGACAAACAGCAGCGCCAGATTGTGTTGGGCTACCGCGTGTCCAACCAGGTCTCTGCCCAGTTGCGTGACCTGAGCAAGGTAGGCGCGGCCATTGACGATGCGGCCAAGGCGGGCGGCGACCTGACCCGCGTGCAGGGCATCAGCTTCCAGGTGAGTAACCCGACCGCCGCCGTGACACAGGCCCGCGACCAGGCGCTGAAGGATGCCCTGGGCAAGGCGCAGCAGATCGCAAAGGCGCTGAACGTCAAGGTGGGCAAGCCCATCTCGATCAGCGAGAGCGGTGGCGCTGTGCCCGTTATTGAGAAGAGCTTTGACGCGCGGTCCGCGGCGCCCGCGTTTGCCGCCGCCGCTACCCCCATCTCGCCCGGAGAGAGCGAAGTCCGGACAAGCGTCTATATCGTCTTTGCTATTGAGTAG